Proteins found in one Paenibacillus dendritiformis genomic segment:
- the nadA gene encoding quinolinate synthase NadA, giving the protein MEALALARKEEQKQELRERLMQLKKERNAIILAHYYQRDEIQEVADFRGDSFLLAQKAAETDAEVIVFCGVHFMGESAKILAPNKTVIIPDERAGCPMADMVNVDGLRRLKAEHPNAKVVTYINSSAEIKAETDICCTSSNAVKVIASLDAEEIIWVPDKNLGHYVEQQTGRPLIKWEGYCNTHDMLTVKDVMEMKAKYPGAPFVVHPECRPEVVAMGDFVGSTTAIIDYCKRSDATDIIVGTEDGTGYQLRNDSPEKRFHFATKYLVCPNMKVNNLKKLVKCLETMQPQIYVPPQVAEKARLSLERMLQVK; this is encoded by the coding sequence TTGGAAGCACTGGCGTTGGCACGGAAGGAAGAGCAGAAGCAGGAGCTCCGTGAACGGCTGATGCAGTTGAAGAAAGAGCGTAACGCCATCATTTTAGCTCATTATTATCAGCGGGATGAGATTCAGGAAGTCGCCGATTTCAGGGGGGATTCCTTCTTGCTGGCGCAGAAGGCCGCGGAGACCGACGCAGAAGTTATCGTTTTTTGCGGTGTCCACTTCATGGGGGAGAGCGCCAAAATCTTGGCTCCGAACAAAACGGTCATCATCCCCGATGAGCGGGCAGGCTGCCCGATGGCCGACATGGTCAATGTCGACGGGCTACGGAGGCTGAAGGCGGAGCATCCGAATGCCAAAGTCGTTACCTATATCAATTCCTCTGCGGAGATTAAGGCAGAGACCGATATTTGCTGCACTTCCTCCAATGCGGTGAAGGTCATCGCTTCGCTGGATGCGGAAGAGATCATCTGGGTTCCCGACAAGAACCTGGGCCATTATGTAGAGCAGCAGACCGGTCGACCTTTAATTAAATGGGAAGGCTACTGCAATACGCATGATATGCTCACGGTGAAGGATGTTATGGAGATGAAGGCGAAGTATCCGGGCGCGCCGTTCGTCGTGCATCCGGAATGCCGCCCGGAAGTCGTGGCCATGGGCGATTTCGTAGGCAGCACGACTGCCATTATCGATTATTGCAAACGGTCGGATGCGACCGATATTATTGTAGGGACAGAGGACGGCACCGGGTATCAGCTGCGGAACGACAGCCCGGAGAAGCGATTCCACTTCGCCACGAAGTATCTCGTCTGTCCGAACATGAAGGTAAATAATCTCAAAAAACTCGTGAAATGCCTCGAAACGATGCAGCCGCAGATTTATGTGCCGCCGCAGGTTGCCGAGAAAGCACGGTTATCTTTGGAGCGCATGTTACAAGTCAAGTAG